The DNA segment AGGCGAAACTCTTCAGCCGCGGGTCGAGCCGGTCAATCCGCCGCAAGGTCGACTCGGTCAGCTCTTCCGACGTCAGTTGCCGGGTGCGGATCAGGTCGGCGACCTCGGTCAGCTCCAGCTTCGAGATCTCGTGCTCGTCGAGTTGGGCTGGCATTGTTGAGCAACCATCGCTGCGGCAGCGCTAGGGACGCTCATCGAGGTTGGCGAATTTGGGCGGGCGTCCCTGGCTGAAGGCCGCCACCCCTTCGCGTAGATCCGCCCCCTCGTAGGCTTGGACACCGAACCGGATCAGCGCGTCGGTGTCGGCGCCGGTCAGCGCGCGGCCGTGCATGTTGGCGACGACCTTCGCCGCGCGCATGGTCACCGCCGATTGCCGACAGATCTGGCCGACCAGTTTGGCTGTCGCGGCCGCCAAATCCCCTGGTGCGACGACCTTTTGCACCAATCCCCAGCGGGCAGCGTCGTCGACGCCGATCAGTTCGCCACTGAACAGCAGATACTTCAGCGCCGCCGGGCCGATGAGGCGCGCAACGGTGTCGGCCTCGGTGAAGCCCACTGTGACGCCCAGCTTGCCGAGGGGGATGCCAAAGCGCGCATCCTCGGTGGCGATGCACACATCGCAAGCGGCGGCCAGCTCACAGCCACCGCCGACGGCAAGCCCCCGGACCGCCGCGATGACCGGAATCGGCATCGCGGTCACCGCCCTCAGACAGCCAGCCAGGCTCTCGTTGTACTCGGTGGCGGCCGCGGCGCTCATGCGGGTGTGCGGAAACTCCTTGATGTCGGCACCCGCGCCGAACGCGTTGTCACCGGCGCCGCGAAACACCACCGCCCGCAGCCCCGATTCGCCGGCGAGATCGTCCAGTAGCCGCTTCAGCCGACGCCAGCTCGCCAGGTTGAGTGCGTTCTGCGCCACCGGATGACTCAACGTGATCAACGCGATATTGCTATGGCGTTGCAGCGCAACGCGATCGATGACCGCTCCGGCAGGGGGTTGCTCGCGCATCAAGCGGTATAGCTCAGCTTCAATGTCCCCGCCGCACGGACGGGTGGCATCGTCCACCCTCGTCATTGCGCGCCTTCAGAACCCCATCTTCTTGCAGTTGGCATTTCTGTTCTGACAGTACATTCCGCTACCAGTCCAGTCGCGCAATCCGAGATTGTTTTCATCGCCGGGGGTGAGCACCCGCGCATCCTGCGTCAATGGCGGGATGACGGCGATCAAGTCCTCGATGATCTCAGGCGTCGCATCATTCTCCGGGTCTGCGTGAGCGACGCCGGTGCCGCCCACGAGAGCCGTGATCCCGATCAGACCGGCGGAAAGCCCCAAAGCAAATTTGCGAAGGCTCACTGGTCGCCCTCTCTGCCTGCCGTTTGGAATCATGGGCTGTCGAGTTTACTCCCCAATGGAAGTGTGAGCGGTTGCCCAGCATGCCTTGTCTTCGTCGCAAACCAGCCACAAACCGGCAACAACTGTGAGCTGGCCGATCAGCGTACCCCGTGAACGCGGCGGGCGGTGCATACCGTATGGGCCGTGATGCCGGTGTCCGCGGTCGTTCGTCGTGCTGCGGTCCTCGCCGTGTCCCTGGTGGTATTGGCTTCTGCGCCTTCGGCAGGTGCTGAGCCCGAGCCGCAGCCCCCTCCCGGTGCGCTGCCACCGTCCGACGGAGCCGTACCCCCCGGCACGCCGGCCCGGGTGAACACCCCTGACGGCTGGGTCCTTGCCCTCGGCGCCAGGGACGAGCGACACGTGCCTGTGGCACCGCTGACCACCGCGTTGTCGTCTCGCGAATATCTCTCCAGCGGAATATTCGGCGCATCGCTCACCGGGCCGGAGCCCCCCCGAGGCGTCCTCGAGGTCGGTTACGAGATCGGCTGCGGCATTGACATGAGCACGTCCAACGGCGTGGTCACGGCAAATGGCGGCGGTGTCGCTCCAACTATCGGCGCGGAGCTACCCCTAGGGCCCGGCCAGCCACCGGTCCTGCTACCGCTGATTACTGCGCCGTACAACGCCGTGGTCAGTGTGGGGCTCAAGCCCGGGTTTGTCGTCGTGGTGCCGGTAGTCAGGAAGGAGTTCAAGGGTCCAAATCCCTGGATCATGATCAACGAGTTCCACATCAAGCTCGACGGATGTGTGGGCCAGTCGTTCATCCGCTCCTATGCGACCCTGACCCGCATAACCGATGAATCCGACGTGGTGCTGTCCTACGTCGGCTCTACGAAGGCCGTCTGACATCACCCGGCCGATGCGCGACCCATGATCGGTGGATCGATGCGCCGCCGGCCTAGCTCCTGGTCCGCGCGGCGACGAGGCTCAACTGCGCCGAAACAGCCAGGA comes from the Mycobacterium shinjukuense genome and includes:
- a CDS encoding enoyl-CoA hydratase/isomerase family protein; amino-acid sequence: MTRVDDATRPCGGDIEAELYRLMREQPPAGAVIDRVALQRHSNIALITLSHPVAQNALNLASWRRLKRLLDDLAGESGLRAVVFRGAGDNAFGAGADIKEFPHTRMSAAAATEYNESLAGCLRAVTAMPIPVIAAVRGLAVGGGCELAAACDVCIATEDARFGIPLGKLGVTVGFTEADTVARLIGPAALKYLLFSGELIGVDDAARWGLVQKVVAPGDLAAATAKLVGQICRQSAVTMRAAKVVANMHGRALTGADTDALIRFGVQAYEGADLREGVAAFSQGRPPKFANLDERP
- a CDS encoding MspA family porin, encoding MPVSAVVRRAAVLAVSLVVLASAPSAGAEPEPQPPPGALPPSDGAVPPGTPARVNTPDGWVLALGARDERHVPVAPLTTALSSREYLSSGIFGASLTGPEPPRGVLEVGYEIGCGIDMSTSNGVVTANGGGVAPTIGAELPLGPGQPPVLLPLITAPYNAVVSVGLKPGFVVVVPVVRKEFKGPNPWIMINEFHIKLDGCVGQSFIRSYATLTRITDESDVVLSYVGSTKAV